A window from Candidatus Margulisiibacteriota bacterium encodes these proteins:
- the aroH gene encoding chorismate mutase, producing the protein MFTRGIRGATTVKNNDKAEIIAATTELLRKLVADNSLPVETIASALFSATPGLNAEFPAVAAREIGWQDTPLMCMQEIAVPGALANCIRVLLLVNTEKKPQEMKHVYLRDAVNLRR; encoded by the coding sequence ATGTTCACTCGCGGGATCAGAGGCGCGACCACCGTCAAAAATAACGATAAAGCGGAGATCATTGCCGCGACCACGGAGCTGCTGCGAAAGCTGGTAGCCGATAATTCCTTGCCGGTTGAAACGATCGCTTCGGCGCTCTTTTCCGCGACTCCCGGCTTGAACGCGGAATTTCCGGCCGTGGCGGCCCGGGAGATCGGCTGGCAAGACACGCCGCTGATGTGCATGCAGGAGATCGCCGTTCCCGGCGCCCTGGCGAACTGCATCCGGGTGCTGCTGCTGGTCAACACCGAGAAAAAACCGCAGGAAATGAAACACGTCTATCTACGCGACGCCGTCAACCTCAGGAGGTAA
- a CDS encoding glycosyltransferase, whose amino-acid sequence MKKKILYLFSDTGGGHRSAAAAVMRAVEQLKKDGPHQEMVDVFAACSGFLNIFAKMYAPVIKYSPKLWGQLYYWLDDERKLEQLEKLSRPFILKELKKMILEKRPDAIVSVHPLVNHLTVKAIRESGLSIPFIVVITDPVTLHRAWVTADVDRCIVATPAAKKMAIKYGMPERKIKVIGMPIDPKFMVKAEAKVKSKARGLFTILLMGGGEGAGGMAEIIEEFERTGFKGRLIVIAGRNKKLETQLKARKFSFKMTVLGFTDKVPELMAESDLIVTKAGPGTIAEAMAMSLPIIITSWLPGQEEGNVEFVVRENVGRVSKDPRRVVELVREIRESNEYNEMKENIKKVSRPQAALDIAREIVRYL is encoded by the coding sequence ATGAAAAAGAAAATCCTCTATCTCTTTTCCGACACCGGCGGCGGGCACCGTTCGGCGGCCGCCGCCGTCATGCGGGCGGTCGAGCAGCTGAAAAAGGACGGCCCGCACCAGGAGATGGTCGACGTTTTTGCCGCTTGCTCCGGGTTCCTCAACATATTCGCCAAGATGTACGCGCCGGTCATCAAATATTCGCCCAAACTGTGGGGCCAGCTGTATTACTGGCTCGACGACGAGCGCAAACTGGAACAGCTGGAAAAACTTTCCCGGCCGTTCATCCTGAAAGAGCTGAAAAAAATGATCCTGGAGAAGCGGCCGGACGCGATCGTTTCGGTCCACCCGCTGGTCAACCATTTAACGGTCAAGGCGATCCGCGAGTCCGGCCTCAGCATCCCCTTTATCGTCGTCATTACCGATCCGGTCACGCTCCACCGCGCCTGGGTCACCGCCGACGTCGACCGCTGCATCGTCGCCACCCCGGCCGCGAAGAAGATGGCGATCAAATACGGGATGCCGGAGCGGAAGATCAAGGTCATCGGCATGCCGATCGACCCGAAGTTCATGGTCAAAGCGGAAGCGAAGGTGAAGAGCAAGGCCAGAGGCCTGTTCACGATCCTCCTGATGGGGGGCGGCGAGGGGGCCGGCGGGATGGCGGAGATCATCGAGGAGTTCGAGCGGACCGGCTTCAAGGGCCGGTTGATCGTCATTGCCGGGCGGAACAAAAAACTGGAAACGCAGCTGAAAGCGCGGAAATTTTCTTTTAAGATGACGGTCCTCGGTTTCACCGATAAGGTGCCGGAGCTGATGGCCGAGTCGGACCTGATCGTGACCAAGGCCGGCCCCGGCACGATCGCCGAGGCGATGGCGATGAGCCTGCCGATCATCATCACTTCCTGGCTGCCGGGGCAGGAAGAGGGGAACGTCGAGTTCGTCGTCCGGGAGAACGTCGGCCGGGTCAGCAAGGACCCGCGGCGGGTGGTGGAGCTCGTGCGGGAGATCCGCGAGAGCAACGAGTATAACGAGATGAAAGAGAACATCAAGAAGGTCAGCCGCCCGCAGGCGGCGCTGGACATCGCGCGTGAGATCGTTCGTTACCTTTAG
- the hflX gene encoding GTPase HflX: MSEKLILPAIEKALLVGVGFPRDQFPLALSLAELERLTATAGAAVVGTLTQNRERPDAKYFIGAGKVTELQALIAATGANLAVFDHELSPSQERNLEDMIGIKVIDRTELILDIFAQHARSREGNLQVELAQATFLLTRLTGHGAAMSRLGGGIATRGPGETKLEYDRRRLRKKISQLKEQIEKVRAERQLKREQRRSSRIISAVLVGYTNSGKSTLLNALTKAGVLVQDKLFATLDPTVRRLYLPSGRTILVTDTVGFIQKLPHSLVAAFRATLEEVTEADLLLHVVDLSSNYYEQQIAAVYQVLEDLGGIAKPLITVFNKIDKLEGKAAKKVLSKYRPAVAVSALQRTDLDKLLATIDAQLPALRPAS; encoded by the coding sequence ATGAGCGAAAAATTAATCTTGCCGGCGATCGAAAAAGCCCTGCTGGTCGGCGTCGGTTTTCCCCGCGACCAATTTCCCCTCGCCCTTTCGCTGGCCGAGCTGGAAAGGCTGACGGCCACCGCCGGCGCGGCGGTCGTCGGCACGCTGACCCAGAACCGGGAGCGGCCGGACGCAAAATATTTTATCGGGGCCGGCAAGGTCACCGAGCTGCAGGCGTTGATCGCCGCGACCGGCGCCAACCTGGCCGTTTTCGACCATGAGCTTTCCCCGTCCCAGGAACGGAACCTGGAAGACATGATCGGGATCAAAGTGATCGACCGGACCGAGCTGATCCTCGACATTTTCGCCCAGCACGCCCGCAGCCGCGAAGGCAACTTGCAGGTCGAACTGGCGCAGGCGACGTTCCTCCTGACCAGGTTGACCGGCCACGGCGCCGCCATGTCGCGCCTGGGCGGCGGCATCGCCACCCGCGGCCCCGGCGAGACCAAGCTGGAGTACGACCGCCGCCGCCTGCGGAAAAAGATCTCCCAGCTCAAGGAGCAGATCGAAAAGGTCCGGGCGGAACGGCAGTTAAAAAGGGAACAGCGGCGCTCCAGCCGGATCATTTCCGCCGTGCTGGTCGGCTACACCAACTCCGGCAAATCGACCCTGCTCAACGCGCTGACCAAGGCGGGGGTCCTGGTCCAGGATAAACTGTTCGCGACGCTCGACCCGACGGTCCGGCGCCTGTACCTGCCGTCGGGACGGACGATCCTCGTGACCGACACCGTCGGTTTCATCCAAAAGCTCCCCCACTCGCTGGTGGCCGCCTTCCGGGCAACCCTGGAGGAAGTGACGGAAGCCGACTTGCTGCTCCACGTTGTTGACCTCTCCAGCAATTATTACGAACAGCAGATCGCCGCCGTCTACCAGGTCCTGGAAGATTTGGGAGGAATAGCCAAACCGCTGATCACGGTCTTCAACAAGATCGACAAGCTGGAAGGCAAAGCGGCAAAAAAGGTCTTGAGCAAGTATCGGCCGGCGGTCGCGGTCTCGGCGCTGCAGCGGACCGACCTGGACAAACTGCTGGCTACAATTGACGCCCAACTGCCTGCGCTACGGCCCGCAAGCTAG
- a CDS encoding biotin--[acetyl-CoA-carboxylase] ligase, translated as MIIGKKVVRLAQVDSTNEEARRLIKQGEGEGLVVIAASQTQGRGKPGSRWLSPAGNLYFSAVVKPYRDPRALASITLIGALAARRALAGIARLTVVIKWPNDLLVRGKKIGGVLTERVPSGHLIIGIGLNLNAAPALPTATSLKKERGRGCRVDRCAALLAAALEREYLAYLGKV; from the coding sequence TTGATCATCGGCAAGAAGGTCGTCCGCCTCGCCCAAGTCGATTCCACCAATGAGGAAGCGCGCCGCCTGATCAAGCAGGGCGAGGGGGAGGGCTTGGTGGTGATCGCCGCCAGCCAGACGCAGGGGCGGGGGAAGCCGGGAAGCCGGTGGCTCTCTCCGGCCGGTAATCTGTATTTTTCCGCGGTCGTCAAACCGTACCGCGATCCGCGCGCGCTCGCCTCGATCACCCTGATCGGCGCGCTGGCCGCCCGGCGCGCGCTGGCCGGGATCGCCCGTTTGACCGTCGTCATCAAATGGCCGAACGACCTGCTGGTGCGGGGAAAAAAGATCGGCGGCGTGCTGACGGAGCGGGTCCCCTCCGGACACCTGATCATCGGGATCGGCCTGAACCTGAACGCCGCTCCCGCTCTCCCCACGGCGACCTCCCTGAAAAAAGAGCGCGGCCGGGGCTGCCGCGTTGACCGGTGCGCGGCGCTGCTGGCGGCCGCCCTGGAGCGGGAGTACCTTGCCTATCTGGGCAAAGTCTGA
- a CDS encoding S-layer homology domain-containing protein, whose protein sequence is MRKYLILLFIVCLTLPGLAENAEKTFKLKDLPDDHWAASAVYDLVKLGVTKGYPDGTFRGDKPINRYEAAIFLSKLAKSIGSDDLKAEIKQLRDQVVVLQQAPKEELVVTGHYEGDWKAGNVLSSSGASREGVANYRLKMTAKKELSENADIKINLDTMDYGYFDDGSLGQPGRGLLATDLLDIESNINLNLSDWRLAHPVALKLTYGPGAKQHAADPTGAFPSEIGTTFVRPETGILASTKLFGADVKGGYYSLQSATLETSGQINTSRITGGLGFTLERFLLANALRIDLTGDYISSGLFSSNERSIKAKVDLLAPLGDKAQASTTIGLGKKNSQMMVAGSLALNDLWETGTVLTVKLAKIGAEYIDSRFAGEKFDLAGYDYFNRPYENATVNLGGELVQIVSDKAQLVGKGDVRLAGDYQYRGPLARLTAQGGIRYNLAPNVNFDAAYRVYHDKAQNDTSDLAQVGLLYKF, encoded by the coding sequence ATGCGAAAATATCTGATTTTATTGTTCATTGTCTGCCTGACATTGCCCGGCCTGGCCGAGAATGCCGAAAAAACCTTTAAGCTCAAAGACCTGCCCGATGACCACTGGGCCGCTTCCGCCGTGTACGACCTGGTCAAGCTCGGAGTGACCAAGGGATATCCCGACGGCACTTTCCGCGGCGATAAACCGATCAATCGCTACGAAGCGGCGATCTTTTTGTCCAAACTGGCCAAGTCGATCGGCAGCGACGATCTCAAGGCGGAGATCAAACAGTTGCGCGACCAGGTCGTGGTCCTGCAGCAGGCGCCGAAGGAGGAGCTGGTCGTTACCGGCCATTACGAGGGGGACTGGAAAGCGGGCAACGTGCTCTCGTCCAGCGGCGCCTCGCGCGAAGGGGTGGCCAATTACCGCCTGAAAATGACGGCCAAAAAAGAGCTGAGCGAGAACGCCGACATCAAGATCAACCTCGACACGATGGACTACGGTTATTTTGACGACGGCTCGCTGGGCCAACCGGGGCGCGGTTTGCTGGCGACCGACCTGCTCGACATCGAATCGAACATCAATCTGAACCTGTCCGACTGGCGGTTAGCGCACCCGGTCGCGCTGAAATTGACCTACGGCCCCGGCGCCAAGCAGCACGCCGCCGATCCGACCGGCGCTTTTCCGAGCGAGATCGGCACCACTTTTGTCCGCCCGGAGACCGGCATCCTGGCCTCGACCAAGCTGTTCGGCGCCGACGTCAAGGGGGGCTATTACTCGCTGCAGAGCGCGACCCTGGAAACATCGGGCCAGATCAACACGAGCCGGATCACCGGCGGCCTCGGCTTTACGCTCGAGCGCTTTCTTCTGGCCAACGCGCTCCGGATCGACCTGACCGGCGATTACATTTCCAGCGGACTGTTCTCCTCCAACGAACGGAGCATTAAAGCCAAGGTTGACCTGCTGGCGCCGCTGGGGGACAAAGCGCAGGCCAGTACGACGATCGGTCTCGGCAAAAAGAACAGCCAGATGATGGTTGCCGGTTCGCTGGCCTTGAACGACCTGTGGGAGACCGGCACGGTGTTGACCGTTAAGCTGGCCAAGATCGGCGCCGAATACATCGATTCCCGTTTTGCCGGCGAAAAGTTCGACCTGGCCGGCTACGATTATTTTAACCGGCCGTACGAGAACGCGACCGTCAACCTGGGCGGCGAACTGGTGCAGATCGTTTCCGATAAGGCCCAGCTGGTCGGTAAGGGCGACGTCCGCCTGGCCGGCGACTACCAATACCGGGGACCGCTCGCGCGGTTGACCGCCCAGGGCGGCATCCGGTACAACCTGGCGCCCAACGTGAACTTTGACGCCGCTTACCGCGTTTACCACGACAAGGCGCAAAACGATACCAGCGACCTGGCCCAGGTCGGCCTGCTTTATAAATTTTGA
- a CDS encoding carbon starvation CstA family protein — MNIAVLLLITAPLFVLAYFWYGGFLARVLGTDDRRRTPAMEINDGVDYVPTKTPVIFAHHFSAIAGAGPIVGPTIALFYGYLPVWLWIVVGAVFFGAVHDFTALFISVRERGRSMAEVAGQTLGRSGFALFISFTIIMIVLVTSAFLGLTAKALTSLAPLSILGAVAGQGLVKTVLVDGVECARIGGIASTSTIFITLLSPLIGYFLFIRKANTTLMSVLAGLVAVASILLGFAFPLTIDFRLWMVILSLYTLLAAGVPVWAILQPRDLANVQILYAGIVLLALGIVSCAVAGVTFTAPALNLWPANNSPALGFIWPVLFITVACGAISGFHALVSGGTSAKQVEKESHTRAIGFGGMLLEGFLSVCVVSVVAAGLQFTDYVNLVFPAEIARSNPILAFALGAGNILNRGLGIPPEIGAIFGILLVEGFVITTLDTAVRLNRYLFEELWGLIFKKVPRLLRAYWFNSFLSVALMLFLGYSNAYITIWPIFGTGNQLLAALTLIAVSAWLMVRGKPAWFTVWPALFMIATTFASLLLLLFTKYLPAGNYPLVAADLLLLALAFGMAAKGAQLFIKLKRGARFNAKTLEQQAQDKLGDELHI; from the coding sequence ATGAACATCGCGGTCTTGCTTTTGATCACGGCCCCGCTCTTTGTCCTGGCTTACTTTTGGTACGGCGGTTTTCTGGCCCGGGTGCTGGGGACCGACGACCGGCGCCGGACCCCGGCGATGGAGATCAACGACGGGGTGGATTATGTCCCGACCAAGACGCCGGTCATCTTTGCCCACCATTTTTCCGCCATTGCCGGCGCCGGGCCGATCGTCGGCCCGACGATCGCCCTGTTCTACGGTTACTTGCCGGTCTGGCTCTGGATCGTGGTCGGTGCCGTCTTTTTCGGCGCCGTGCACGACTTTACCGCGCTCTTTATCAGCGTCCGGGAGCGGGGACGCTCCATGGCGGAAGTGGCGGGACAAACGCTGGGACGCTCGGGCTTCGCGCTCTTCATCTCTTTTACCATCATCATGATCGTCCTGGTCACTTCCGCTTTTCTCGGTTTGACCGCGAAGGCATTGACCTCGTTGGCGCCGCTCAGCATCCTGGGGGCGGTGGCAGGCCAGGGCCTGGTCAAAACGGTCCTGGTCGACGGGGTAGAGTGCGCCCGGATCGGCGGCATCGCTTCGACCTCGACGATCTTCATTACGCTGCTGTCGCCCCTGATCGGTTATTTCCTTTTCATCAGAAAAGCCAACACGACCCTGATGTCGGTCCTGGCCGGGTTGGTGGCGGTCGCCAGCATCCTTCTCGGTTTCGCGTTCCCGCTGACGATCGATTTCCGGCTCTGGATGGTCATTTTATCGCTCTATACTTTGCTGGCTGCCGGCGTACCGGTTTGGGCCATACTGCAGCCGCGCGACCTGGCCAATGTCCAGATCTTGTACGCCGGGATCGTCCTCCTGGCGCTGGGGATCGTCAGCTGCGCGGTCGCGGGAGTAACTTTTACCGCGCCGGCCCTGAACCTGTGGCCGGCGAACAACAGCCCGGCGCTCGGTTTTATCTGGCCGGTCCTGTTCATCACGGTCGCCTGCGGGGCGATCTCCGGTTTTCACGCGCTCGTTTCCGGCGGCACTTCGGCCAAGCAGGTGGAGAAAGAATCGCACACCAGGGCGATCGGTTTCGGCGGCATGCTGCTGGAGGGTTTTCTTTCGGTCTGCGTCGTTTCCGTGGTGGCGGCCGGCTTGCAATTCACCGATTACGTCAATCTCGTTTTTCCGGCGGAGATCGCCCGGTCGAACCCGATCCTCGCCTTCGCGCTCGGCGCCGGCAATATCCTCAACCGCGGGCTCGGCATCCCGCCGGAGATCGGCGCGATCTTCGGCATCCTGCTGGTGGAAGGGTTCGTCATCACGACACTGGACACGGCGGTCCGACTCAACCGTTATCTGTTCGAGGAACTGTGGGGGCTGATCTTCAAAAAGGTCCCCCGGCTTTTGCGGGCTTATTGGTTCAATTCGTTCCTCTCCGTCGCCTTGATGCTGTTCCTCGGCTATTCCAACGCCTACATCACGATCTGGCCGATCTTCGGGACCGGCAACCAGCTGCTGGCGGCGCTGACCCTGATCGCCGTTTCCGCCTGGCTGATGGTCCGGGGAAAACCGGCCTGGTTCACGGTTTGGCCGGCGCTTTTCATGATCGCGACCACTTTCGCGTCGCTGCTGCTGCTCTTGTTCACCAAGTACCTGCCGGCCGGGAATTACCCGCTGGTCGCGGCCGATCTGCTTCTTTTGGCCTTGGCTTTCGGCATGGCGGCCAAGGGAGCGCAATTGTTCATTAAACTGAAAAGAGGGGCGCGCTTCAACGCTAAAACGCTAGAACAACAGGCGCAGGATAAACTGGGGGACGAGTTGCATATTTAA
- a CDS encoding CHASE4 domain-containing protein, with protein sequence MTLRRKVMLIVSLGLLVSIALIFLATHYFLLTNALRNERQAVILDVKRAEIAINGRLNELIRITADYSHWDDTYQYISDRNEKYIKNNMTDSTFTNLKVSLFVLLDRDQRIVFAKCFDLDKAEAVPVPSDLAAHLRPGHPIMDLPDPQGANKGVLLLKTGPLLLAAVPILTSELKGPANGTLIVGRFLDKALLLQFINQIQVNMHLLPVREDSLAALEGGALKQLQLGQYQIRPQSGNLVAGYSLYPDLHGKPALLIQVDAPRDIYRQGQQTIIAFAVMIMVIGLLIIVFSLLILERIILAPLATLSGEVVKISRRGDPTTRLKASGNDELAVLARQINEALDAVNLAEKKQGESENKFEKLFASIPEAIYLEKLDGTIVDCNPAAAQMTGYAREELLHLKSYDLVPPEVARGFPRLVEQTLVSGSFFVEGANKRKNGEIFPVEVGTKLLELGGEKMVLVMIRDISEQKQTAEKMRQQIKELEDFQHTVVGRELKMIELEKEIDTLRVELGRLPKYQ encoded by the coding sequence ATGACCCTGCGCCGCAAGGTAATGCTGATCGTCAGTCTCGGCCTGCTCGTGTCGATCGCGCTTATTTTCCTGGCCACCCATTATTTTCTCCTGACCAACGCTCTGCGCAACGAGCGGCAGGCCGTGATCCTCGACGTCAAAAGGGCGGAGATCGCGATCAACGGCCGCCTTAACGAACTGATCCGCATTACCGCCGATTATTCCCACTGGGACGACACCTACCAATATATCAGCGACCGGAATGAGAAATACATCAAGAACAACATGACCGATTCCACTTTCACCAACCTCAAGGTCAGCTTATTTGTTCTCCTGGACCGCGATCAGCGGATCGTTTTCGCCAAATGTTTTGACCTGGATAAGGCGGAAGCCGTGCCCGTACCGTCCGATCTGGCCGCGCACCTGCGGCCGGGGCACCCGATCATGGATTTGCCCGATCCGCAAGGAGCCAATAAAGGGGTTCTCTTGCTGAAAACCGGGCCGCTACTGCTGGCCGCCGTGCCGATCCTGACCAGCGAACTGAAAGGGCCGGCCAACGGGACCTTGATCGTCGGCCGTTTCCTGGACAAGGCGCTTTTATTACAATTCATCAACCAGATCCAGGTGAACATGCACCTCCTGCCGGTCCGGGAAGATTCCCTCGCTGCCCTGGAAGGCGGCGCTTTAAAGCAACTGCAGCTCGGCCAATACCAGATCAGGCCGCAAAGCGGCAACCTGGTCGCCGGGTATTCCCTGTATCCCGACCTGCACGGCAAACCGGCCTTGCTGATCCAGGTCGACGCCCCGCGCGACATCTACCGGCAGGGCCAGCAAACGATCATCGCTTTCGCCGTCATGATCATGGTGATCGGCCTGCTGATCATTGTCTTTTCCCTGCTGATCCTGGAAAGGATCATCCTTGCCCCGCTCGCCACGCTCAGCGGCGAAGTTGTCAAGATCAGCCGGCGGGGCGATCCGACCACTCGCCTGAAAGCATCCGGCAACGACGAGCTGGCGGTCCTGGCCCGGCAGATCAACGAAGCGCTGGACGCGGTCAATCTCGCCGAGAAAAAACAGGGGGAAAGCGAGAATAAATTCGAGAAACTCTTCGCTTCGATCCCGGAGGCGATCTATCTGGAAAAGCTCGACGGGACGATCGTCGACTGCAATCCGGCCGCCGCGCAGATGACCGGCTACGCCCGGGAGGAACTGCTTCACCTGAAGTCGTACGACTTGGTGCCGCCCGAAGTAGCCAGGGGATTCCCCCGCCTGGTCGAGCAAACCTTGGTCAGCGGGAGCTTCTTCGTGGAAGGGGCCAATAAACGGAAGAACGGCGAGATATTTCCGGTCGAGGTCGGCACCAAACTGCTGGAGCTGGGCGGCGAAAAAATGGTCCTGGTAATGATCCGCGACATCTCCGAACAGAAACAGACCGCGGAAAAAATGCGGCAGCAGATCAAGGAACTGGAGGACTTCCAGCACACCGTGGTCGGCCGCGAGCTGAAGATGATCGAGCTGGAAAAAGAGATCGACACGCTCCGGGTAGAATTGGGTCGGTTGCCCAAATACCAATAG
- a CDS encoding response regulator, giving the protein MTDATPKKILVVDDEPDVASLLTLMLKSQGYAVITAGDGQEALEKARGEAPDLILLDVMLPRMDGYKVARMLKFDENYSHIPIIMLTAKIQDRDKQTGLEMGANDYLTKPFDTTVLLDKIKDILEKKG; this is encoded by the coding sequence ATGACCGACGCGACACCAAAAAAGATCCTGGTCGTTGACGACGAACCGGACGTTGCCTCGCTCCTGACCCTGATGCTTAAATCACAGGGTTACGCGGTCATCACGGCCGGTGACGGCCAGGAGGCGCTGGAAAAGGCGCGCGGCGAGGCCCCCGACCTGATCCTGCTCGATGTCATGCTCCCCCGCATGGACGGCTACAAAGTCGCCCGCATGCTCAAGTTCGACGAGAACTACAGCCACATCCCGATCATCATGCTCACGGCCAAGATCCAGGACCGGGACAAGCAGACCGGGTTGGAGATGGGGGCCAACGATTACCTGACCAAGCCGTTCGACACCACCGTCCTGCTCGATAAGATCAAAGACATTTTAGAAAAAAAGGGGTAA
- the aroF gene encoding 3-deoxy-7-phosphoheptulonate synthase, producing the protein MIIIMRPDATEEQIGLISEKLKKHGFGVHLSQGAERTVIGAIGDKSAIQLEALQMMPGVSEIVPIRKPYKMVSREFQKADTIVMLPGGVRIGAGQKIAVMAGPCSVEGEKEFLEVAEAVKRAGANILRGGAFKPRTSPYAFQGLGEQGLKFMAKAREKTGLPFVTEVMDTRDVELVARYADMLQIGARNMANFNLLKEVGKTKKPILLKRGPGSTIQEWLMSAEYILSEGNKQVVLCERGIRTFETATRNTLDINAVPVVKKLTHLPVIVDPSHGTGEWYLVPAIARAGIAAGADGLMIEVHPRPEEAMSDGAQSLKPDTFTELMTSLRAVAQAVGRQL; encoded by the coding sequence ATGATCATCATCATGCGGCCGGACGCGACCGAAGAGCAGATCGGCCTGATCTCGGAGAAGCTCAAAAAACACGGTTTTGGCGTCCATCTTTCCCAGGGCGCCGAACGGACCGTGATCGGCGCGATCGGCGATAAATCGGCGATCCAGCTCGAAGCGCTGCAAATGATGCCCGGTGTCTCCGAGATCGTTCCCATCCGCAAACCGTACAAAATGGTCAGCCGGGAATTCCAAAAAGCGGATACGATCGTGATGCTGCCGGGCGGCGTGAGGATCGGCGCCGGCCAAAAGATCGCCGTGATGGCCGGTCCGTGCTCGGTCGAAGGGGAAAAGGAATTTCTGGAGGTCGCGGAAGCGGTCAAGCGGGCCGGCGCGAACATTTTACGCGGCGGCGCTTTCAAGCCGCGCACCTCGCCCTACGCTTTTCAGGGGTTGGGGGAGCAGGGGTTGAAGTTCATGGCCAAAGCGCGGGAGAAGACGGGATTGCCGTTCGTCACCGAGGTCATGGATACCCGCGACGTGGAGCTGGTCGCCCGGTACGCGGACATGCTGCAGATCGGCGCGCGGAACATGGCCAATTTTAATTTGTTGAAAGAGGTCGGCAAGACCAAAAAACCGATCTTGCTGAAAAGAGGCCCCGGGTCGACCATCCAGGAGTGGCTGATGTCGGCCGAATATATCCTCTCGGAAGGGAACAAGCAGGTCGTCTTGTGCGAACGGGGGATCAGGACCTTTGAAACGGCGACCAGGAACACCCTCGACATTAACGCCGTCCCGGTCGTGAAGAAATTGACCCATTTGCCGGTCATTGTCGACCCCAGCCACGGGACGGGCGAGTGGTACTTGGTCCCGGCGATCGCCCGGGCGGGGATCGCCGCCGGCGCCGACGGATTGATGATCGAGGTCCATCCCCGGCCGGAAGAAGCGATGAGCGACGGGGCGCAATCGCTTAAACCTGATACTTTTACCGAGCTGATGACTAGCTTGCGGGCCGTAGCGCAGGCAGTTGGGCGTCAATTGTAG
- a CDS encoding S-layer homology domain-containing protein yields the protein MRSFVTFSLLFLLIAPAAAQEKYLRDVPEGHYAYDAVNDLVRRGVTGGFPDGTYRGKKNMSRFEIAAFISKFSQSFSRQRGASEKLVAELRSELALIQADADRRKKATRVEADLLGQWRAARAAARRGGRADYRLKTAIIRNFSDLASFRLDLDTMDAGYDNGDRDLARELLDFAGEVKLGPGALRVTEGPGDVPHKDDGLFPGEEGTNYRRPRRSAAYGGRVGRTDFALTHQTRSTAPDGVLGLEEVSLELGQSFDYGRAAVMPRTFRSNGVQRDNRIDLTAELRPFPELAGTVLLGVGQTADYPHGLYLRGEVGYRGLLTLVAQKIGARYRENASYDIFDVFDRALPDGSTNFGLALGFGAEWFARAQGDWTTPGDALTTAWRLGRNLDDHYALQLVYQTYNSTAVSFSQALGLEANIKI from the coding sequence GTGAGATCGTTCGTTACCTTTAGCCTGCTTTTCCTCCTGATCGCTCCGGCCGCCGCCCAGGAAAAATACCTGCGCGACGTGCCCGAAGGCCACTACGCCTACGACGCGGTGAACGACCTGGTCCGGCGCGGCGTGACCGGCGGTTTCCCCGACGGCACTTACCGCGGCAAGAAGAACATGAGCCGCTTCGAGATCGCGGCGTTCATTTCCAAGTTTTCCCAGTCCTTCAGCCGGCAGCGCGGCGCCAGCGAAAAACTGGTGGCGGAGCTCCGCTCGGAGCTGGCGCTCATCCAGGCCGACGCCGACCGGCGGAAAAAAGCGACGCGGGTGGAAGCCGACCTGCTCGGCCAGTGGCGGGCGGCGCGGGCGGCGGCCAGGCGTGGCGGCCGCGCCGATTACCGGCTGAAGACGGCGATCATCCGGAACTTTTCCGACCTGGCAAGTTTCCGGCTCGACCTGGATACGATGGACGCCGGCTACGATAACGGCGACCGCGACCTGGCGCGCGAACTGCTCGACTTTGCCGGCGAGGTCAAGCTGGGGCCGGGGGCCTTGCGCGTGACGGAGGGGCCGGGCGACGTGCCGCACAAGGACGACGGGCTTTTTCCCGGCGAGGAGGGGACCAATTACCGGCGGCCGCGCCGGAGCGCCGCCTACGGCGGCCGGGTCGGCCGGACCGATTTCGCGCTGACGCACCAGACCCGCTCGACCGCGCCCGACGGCGTGCTTGGCCTTGAGGAAGTTAGCCTGGAGCTCGGCCAAAGCTTTGACTATGGCCGGGCGGCCGTTATGCCGCGGACTTTCCGGAGCAACGGCGTCCAGCGAGATAACCGGATCGACCTGACGGCCGAGCTCCGGCCGTTCCCGGAGCTGGCCGGCACGGTCCTGCTCGGCGTCGGTCAAACGGCCGATTACCCGCACGGGCTCTATCTGCGCGGGGAGGTCGGCTACCGCGGCCTGCTGACGCTCGTCGCCCAAAAGATCGGCGCGCGCTACCGGGAGAACGCCAGCTACGACATTTTTGACGTCTTTGACCGTGCCTTGCCGGACGGATCGACAAATTTCGGTTTAGCCCTGGGGTTCGGCGCGGAGTGGTTCGCCCGCGCGCAGGGGGACTGGACGACGCCGGGCGACGCGCTGACGACCGCCTGGCGCCTGGGCCGGAACCTTGACGATCATTACGCCCTGCAGCTGGTCTATCAGACGTACAACAGTACGGCGGTCAGTTTTTCCCAAGCGCTCGGCCTGGAGGCGAACATTAAGATATGA